One genomic segment of Primulina tabacum isolate GXHZ01 chromosome 9, ASM2559414v2, whole genome shotgun sequence includes these proteins:
- the LOC142556952 gene encoding uncharacterized protein LOC142556952, with protein MAMLHCYGDQIKCKVFLTTLVDSSQRWFEGLTPQSINCFEDFQKVFLHQFSSSKKYKKTAFSLFEVKQRQDETLRAYLKRFNRVVLDVPACAPETKTTAFMQGLWEGDFFRSLTKKLPGSFEDLLSRAEKYINMEEAQNQKREALKRSRGDRAVKPEERAPKKNGSGHFSHVPLRIARDQEVQECSSDVAPLPSPVARASKPEQKGYCTLHKDCSHNTNECQILRKKSIMHPMPASRPPRDNSRQPPWLSRRLGPNIPPKAVDLRVEARGKKQVPEEK; from the coding sequence ATGGCCATGTTGCACTGTTATGGAGACCAAATTAAATGTAAAGTGTTCCTCACCACCTTAGTGGATTCTTCACAAAGATGGTTTGAAGGATTGACGCCACAAAGCATCAATTGCTTTGAAGACTTCCAAAAGGTATTCTTGCATCAATTTAGCAGCAGCAAGAAGTACAAGAAGACTGCTTTCAGTTTATTTGAGGTAAAGCAGAGGCAAGATGAAACCCTAAGGGCGTATCTCAAAAGATTCAACCGAGTGGTCCTGGATGTGCCGGCCTGTGCACCCGAGACGAAGACTACAGCGTTCATGCAAGGGCTGTGGGAAGGGGATTTTTTCCGATCCTTGACTAAGAAATTGCCCGGGAGCTTCGAAGATCTCTTATCCCGAGCAGAGAAATACATTAATATGGAAGAAGCGCAAAATCAGAAGAGAGAGGCCTTGAAGAGATCAAGAGGAGATCGGGCTGTCAAACCCGAAGAAAGAGCCCCCAAGAAAAATGGCTCGGGACATTTCTCTCATGTGCCTTTGAGAATTGCCCGGGACCAAGAGGTTCAAGAATGCAGCTCGGATGTAGCCCCGCTCCCCAGTCCTGTGGCGAGAGCGTCGAAGCCAGAACAGAAGGGGTACTGCACCCTTCATAAAGATTGTTCCCATAACACCAATGAATGCCAGATCCTGAGGAAGAAATCCATTATGCACCCTATGCCAGCATCCCGTCCTCCTCGAGATAACTCTAGACAACCACCTTGGTTATCTAGACGTCTCGGACCGAATATTCCTCCAAAAGCAGTTGACCTCCGAGTGGAAGCAAGAGGGAAGAAACAAGTTCCCGAGGAGAAATGA
- the LOC142556953 gene encoding uncharacterized protein LOC142556953 — translation MNRQVERKDPSPSRGVIKMISGGSTDGDSNRARKARSKRECLEARVANYDVLRVFVDNGSSVNVIFKEPLVQMDLHGNQLEAVETVLFGFARHDVYPEGEITLPLTLGTEDLRKTVMTVFTVVDAPSLYNIILGRSAMNEMRAVASTYHKKIKFPVRGQVGEVKGDQPSSRRCYGETVRVDQKKARREGKERGCQEGVKEREVHFVAEEEQEEVEIEPGKHVRVARNICTSTRGYHQIPFALEDQDKASFITSGGTFCYVVMPFGLKNAGAMYQRLMNIVFQKQIGRNIEVGIEVNPEKIKAIMDMPSPQSVRDVQKLTGRIAFLSRLIARSAHRSYPFFQVLRKAQKFGWDDKCEQAFQDLKKHLADLPILAKPEPGEKLWVYLSATEIAVSSVLIKEEGADQKPIYYVSHALRGAELKYSELEKVALALVMTARKLRPYFLSHPIVVLTKSPLGRIITHAEVSGRMVKWTVELGEYDIEYKPRAAIKAQALTDFLTEMIQPVEEEVWRVFVDGASNLSGCGVGVVLIAPSEEKIKLALRIDSRVTNNEAKYEAVLAGLQAAREVDWSIEQIPREENVEADAFAKLAASMTDIATREFLCFTRLMLSIDEEIPPVQKSSWMTPIVEYIVHEKLPEDRAQAAKIKKQAPRFIFLNNVLYRRSYQGPLLKCLSEDEIEYVLREIHGGCCGEHLGGTALSRKTILAGSGGLR, via the exons ATGAATAGACAAGTTGAGAGGAAAGACCCTTCTCCAAGCCGAGGAGTAATAAAGATGATCTCGGGAGGGTCCACAGATGGTGATTCCAATCGAGCCCGGAAAGCAAGGAGTAAGAGGGAGTGTTTGGAG GCCCGAGTGGCTAACTATGATGTGTTGAGAGTATTTGTTGACAATGGCAGCTCGGTCAATGTCATCTTCAAGGAGCCACTGGTCCAAATGGATTTACATGGGAATCAGTTAGAGGCGGTTGAGACTGTCTTATTTGGTTTTGCTAGACATGATGTATACCCTGAGGGGGAAATCACTCTACCCCTGACCCTGGGCACAGAAGACCTGAGGAAGACAGTGATGACTGTTTTTACAGTGGTGGATGCCCCATCCTTGTACAACATCATATTGGGAAGGTCGGCCATGAATGAAATGAGAGCCGTGGCCTCCACTTATCACAAGAAAATCAAGTTCCCAGTGCGAGGACAGGTTGGAGAAGTTAAGGGAGATCAGCCCTCTTCTCGGAGGTGTTATGGGGAAACAGTCCGGGTAGATCAAAAGAAGGCAAGGAGGGAAGGGAAGGAGAGAGGATGTCAAGAGGGGGTCAAGGAGAGAGAGGTGCACTTTGTCGCTGAGGAAGAACAAGAAGAGGTGGAAATTGAGCCAGGAAAGCACGTCCGGGTGGCCCGAAACATCTGCACGTCCACCCGG GGGTATCACCAAATCCCCTTTGCTCTGGAAGACCAAGATAAAGCAAGTTTTATTACCTCTGGGGGCACCTTTTGCTATGTCGTTATGCCTTTTGGCTTGAAAAATGCGGGGGCTATGTACCAACGCTTGATGAATATTGTCTTCCAAAAGCAAATAGGTCGGAATATTGAggt GGGGATAGAGGTTAACCCTGAgaaaatcaaagcaataatggaCATGCCTTCACCTCAATCTGTCCGAGATGTGCAGAAATTAACCGGGAGGATTGCCTTCCTGTCGCGCTTGATTGCCCGATCTGCCCATCGGAGTTATCCATTCTTCCAAGTCCTACGGAAAGCGCAAAAATTTGGCTGGGACGACAAATGTGAACAAGCTTTTCAGGACTTGAAGAAGCACCTGGCCGATTTGCCTATTTTAGCCAAGCCCGAGCCCGGGGAAAAATTATGGGTCTATCTCTCCGCCACTGAAATTGCTGTTAGCTCTGTGCTCATCAAGGAAGAAGGAGCCGATCAGAAACCAATATATTATGTCAGTCATGCCCTTCGAGGGGCAGAGTTAAAATACAGTGaattggagaaggtagcattaGCCTTGGTAATGACTGCTCGAAAGTTGAGGCCATATTTTCTCTCGCACCCCATTGTGGTCCTCACCAAATCTCCCCTCGGAAGAATCATAACTCACGCCGAAGTCTCCGGGAGAATGGTCAAATGGACTGTGGAGCTCGGGGAGTATGATATTGAATACAAACCCCGAGCTGCTATAAAAGCCCAGGCATTAACGGATTTCTTAACAGAAATGATTCAACCAGTCGAAGAAGAGGTATGGAGGGTGTTTGTTGATGGCGCATCAAACCTATCTGGATGTGGAGTGGGGGTTGTCCTAATCGCCCCATCAGAGGAGAAAATCAAGTTGGCTTTGAGGATTGATTCGAGGGTTACAAATAACGAAGCAAAGTATGAAGCTGTTTTGGCAGGGTTACAGGCTGCCCGGGAAGTTG ACTGGAGTATCGAGCAAATTCCCCGGGAGGAAAATGTAGAGGCCGATGCCTTTGCCAAATTGGCTGCTTCCATGACCGATATAGCTACTCGGGAGTTTCTCTGCTTTACCCGGTTAATGCTCTCTATTGATGAAGAAATACCCCCGGTCCAGAAAAGCTCATGGATGACTCCTATTGTGGAATACATAGTACATGAAAAGCTCCCAGAAGACCGAGCCCAGGCTGCGAAAATCAAAAAACAAGCGCCCAGGTTCATCTTTTTGAATAATGTTTTGTACAGGCGATCCTACCAGGGCCCATTACTCAAATGCTTGTCAGAAGACGAGATAGAGTATGTCCTCCGGGAAATACACGGAGGATGCTGTGGCGAACACCTCGGTGGAACAGCTCTGTCTCGAAAAACTATATTGGCCGGTTCTGGTGGCCTCAGATGA